One genomic region from Branchiostoma lanceolatum isolate klBraLanc5 chromosome 7, klBraLanc5.hap2, whole genome shotgun sequence encodes:
- the LOC136438148 gene encoding acyl-coenzyme A diphosphatase FITM2-like, translated as MAATRKNDRLFSSMLSSLANVLLVDPHKRIVVYWFVLIPLSIVHDLIPLPESYFSNKGNVLNQHFVKLSWAWTLLVTTLFIALTSYVYTLTNTSAVLKHLSRLLVGTAIWFVFTSIFDTVLHYTGSCTDPEYTDKRTCVKAGFTWDGFDISGHAFLLSFCALLITSELSVLKTWDRIQETLEENNEERGVSKKKKDKRRNEVLNENKDDRETSLELYYRLLPVISLLFGVLSALTILWEFMLMTTAIYFHTISHKLVGLACGTLSWYFTYGRWYKNVFPGLPGDGPLHKGLKRGRHIL; from the coding sequence atggcggccaccAGGAAAAACGACCGGCTGTTCAGCTCTATGCTTTCCTCTCTTGCCAACGTCCTCCTGGTCGACCCCCACAAGAGAATCGTGGTTTACTGGTTCGTGCTCATCCCCCTGTCCATCGTACACGACCTCATACCCCTCCCGGAGTCATACTTCTCCAACAAGGGCAACGTTTTGAACCAACACTTCGTGAAACTGTCGTGGGCTTGGACTTTGCTCGTGACTACGTTATTCATCGCGCTGACGAGTTACGTGTACACGTTAACGAACACGTCAGCAGTCCTGAAGCACCTGTCACGACTCCTGGTGGGAACGGCCATATGGTTCGTCTTCACGTCTATTTTTGACACCGTTCTACATTATACCGGCAGCTGTACGGACCCAGAGTACACGGACAAGCGAACGTGTGTGAAAGCGGGTTTTACGTGGGACGGTTTCGATATATCAGGACACGCCTTCCTTCTTAGCTTCTGTGCCTTGCTCATCACCTCAGAGCTGTCCGTCTTAAAGACGTGGGATAGAATCCAAGAAACACTCGAAGAGAACAACGAAGAACGCGGCGTCtcgaaaaagaagaaagacaagAGGAGAAACGAAGTCTTGAATGAGAACAAGGACGATCGTGAAACTAGTCTAGAGTTATATTATCGGCTACTTCCGGTCATCTCGCTTCTGTTTGGTGTCCTGAGCGCGCTGACCATCCTGTGGGAGTTCATGTTGATGACCACGGCGATCTACTTCCACACCATCAGCCACAAGCTGGTGGGGCTTGCCTGCGGGACGCTCTCCTGGTATTTCACCTACGGGCGGTGGTACAAGAACGTCTTCCCGGGTCTACCCGGTGACGGCCCGCTACACAAGGGTTTAAAACGCGGAAGGCACATATTGTAA